Sequence from the Pseudophaeobacter arcticus DSM 23566 genome:
GTGGTGTCCAGCTCTTTGTGGATCACCTCCAGTGCCGTGGTGACGCCCTTTTGCCCCATCGCGCCCAGCCCGTAGACAAAGGCGCGGCCAATCATGGTGCCAGAGGCGCCCATGGCCAGCGATTTCAGCACGTCCTGGCCAGAGCGGATGCCGCTGTCCAGGATGACCTCGACCTCGCCGCCGACCGCATCCATGATCTGGGGCAACATCCGGATCGAGCTCAGCGCGCCGTCCAGCTGGCGGCCGCCGTGGTTGGAGACAACAATTGCATCAGCGCCCACTTTGACGGCCATCTTGGCGTCTTCGGCATCCAGGATGCCTTTCAGGATCACCTTGCCGCCCCACATTTCCTTGAGCTTGGCGATTTTGCCCCAGTCCAGCGACAGGTCAAATTGTTCAGCCGTCCAGGCCCCCAGCGAAGAGGCATCCGATATGCCCTCGACATGGCCGACGATATTGCCAAAGTCACGCCGCTTGGCGCCGAGCATCTGCAGGCCCCAGGTCCATTTTGTCATCAGGTTGGCAATGGTTTTGGGTGTCAGCTTTGGCGGGGCGGACAGGCCGTTTTTCAGATCCTTGTGACGCTGACCGAGAATCTGCAAATCCAGGGTAATCACCAGAGCCGAACATTTGGCATCCTTG
This genomic interval carries:
- a CDS encoding alpha-hydroxy acid oxidase; the encoded protein is MPVITNIQDLKRIYERRVPRMFFDYAESGSWTEQTFRENTSDFEQIRLRQRVAVDMSGRSTAGQMIGEDVSMPVALAPVGLTGMQHADGEIKAAKAAEAFGVPFTLSTMSINSIEDVAEATTKPFWFQLYTMNDADYVRRLIQRAKDAKCSALVITLDLQILGQRHKDLKNGLSAPPKLTPKTIANLMTKWTWGLQMLGAKRRDFGNIVGHVEGISDASSLGAWTAEQFDLSLDWGKIAKLKEMWGGKVILKGILDAEDAKMAVKVGADAIVVSNHGGRQLDGALSSIRMLPQIMDAVGGEVEVILDSGIRSGQDVLKSLAMGASGTMIGRAFVYGLGAMGQKGVTTALEVIHKELDTTMALCGERDIANLGRHNLLIPKDFEGNWQD